The DNA sequence CGGCAGAGCTTGGCTTCTTTGTGCTGCTTCGTGCCCCAGGAATCCCAGATGCTGGGGGTGAAGCCGCTGAGGCTCCAGGGTGGGTGTGCAGACCCCGTCCGGCCTGGGCGTTTCACCCCTGGAGCCGCTTCCCTTCTCTGGCGCCGTGCAGGAGCCGTctcttcccagggcagggctgagcGTGTCTGcccagggaaggggagaggggctgcctgTGCTGCGAGGGCCCTGTggagcccagctctgctgcagcccccTCCCATGGGCCCAGAGGGTTGCAGGGCCCCAGGACCACCGACTGCAGATGCccgggcagggaagggaaggggcatCCTCGGGGGCTGCTCGGAGCAGAGGAGCAGCTGGGCTGCAAGGGAACCGCACCTACCTGCCTCCGCGTcctcctgccgcagccccggggACCCCGCTGTCCCCGTGCTGTGCCCCATGGGCCCGGGCGGGCCTGGCCCTGCGCCTGCAGCCCTGCCCAGGCTGGGCTCCGCCGGAGCCCAAGCATCCGCCTCCTCCTTCCCGTTGCCAGGCCAACGCCGCGTCGGATGCTTGCAGCCTCAGTGCGTCTGGGCTGGCTCTGCAGCGTCGCCGGGCAGCGTGCCCCGCACCTCTCCGTGGGGCGCGCGCAACCACCGGCGCCCCGGCTGCCTCCAGCATCTGCCAAACGCCTACGGCCCCGCGGGCTGGGGCACGGCCCAACCCGCCGGGGCTGCACGGCTGGGGaccagccgcccgcccgcctgcctgtAGCATCCCACCGAGGAGCCCCGGCGTGGACAGCAGGTACGGGCGGGCGTGGGCATGGGGCGGTGGGTCGCGAGCCTCCTCGCCCcgggggtgtggggagggaggggtggcCGAAGGGCAGGGTCCCCCCACTCCCTCCATCAGCAGTGCGCGGTGTCCGGAGCCGGGCCCTGTCCTGGGGACGCTGGGGCAGGCAGGAGGCTGCGGCACCACCCTGGGCCCCTCCCCTGCGGCCCGCGGTGCAGAGCGGAGCGGCCCCCGCATGCGAGCCGGCCCCCAGCCCCGCAGAGACGGGGGCAGTGCCAGCCCGGGACCCTGCTGGGAAAGGCCTTTCCCTCTTGCCCGGACTGGCCGGCTGCAGAGGGCGGCGCGTCCCAGTGCCGGCGGCACCAGCCCCATGGTCGGAGGGGGCTCTGCCTgcgcccggctgcccccggcccctctctgCCGCGGAGCCAAAGGGGCCCGGCCGCGGTCCCTGCTGgggggcagcggcaccggcaGGGCCCCAGGGACCTGCGTGTGGAGCCGCCACTCACGAGGgcttccctgtccccatcccagcccggcctccttggacaggcccccgtGCCGCGAGCCCCGCGCAGACCATGACCCACAAGGATGGCGAGCTGGAGAGTTCTCAGCCGCTGGTGTTCACAGCCCATGAGCTGGAGTGCAAGATCTGCTACCACCGCTACGATGCCCGAGCCCGCAAGCCCAAGCTGCTCAGCTGCGGCCACCGCGTCTGTGCCAAGTGCCTGCGCAGGATGGTGGCGCTGGGGGACGCGTCGCCCCGCCGGCTCAGCTGCCCCTTCTGCCGCCGGGAGACGCCGGTGCCCGGCGAGGACGTGCAGCGGCTGCAGGACGACAGCAAGGTGCTGGCCGTGCTGACGTACCACGAGCGGGCCAAGAAGCGGGGCGCGTCCCTGTCCCCGGAGGTCATCCTCTGCCCCAGCGTGCTGGAGCCCTTCGCGGAGCCCTCGCCCAGCTCCGACTGCCTCGTCATCACCATCCTGGAGGTGCCCGAGGACTTGGCCCCGCCGGAGGGGCTGGGCGTGCTGGACATGATCCGGCTGTACCGCCCCGCCAGCCTGGGCGCGCTGCCCTGCCACGGGCCCATGCGCAAGTGCCGCTCCTGGACGTGGCAAGCCGTGCCCCACTTCATCCTGGGCATGCTCTGCCTCATCTActtcagctccctgcccttcgGCATCTACCTCCTGCTCATCGAGCACCACAGCCTGGGCATCGTGCTCGTCAGCCTCGTGCCCTCCACCctcctcctctgcatcttctacagCTGCTGCCAGTGTCTGTGCCGCGAGGTCTTCGCCTTCCCCTCCCCGTGAGCCCGTGTGGCCGAGCCCTgtgcccgccgcgggggggccggGTCCCCGTgggtgccccccgccccgcggtggcCAGGTGCTGCGCGGAGCGGGACGTGCGCCCGGCTGGTGGGAGATGCTGTGCACCCGTCAGCTGCCCGCGCAGAGAGGAGACGTACGACGGCAGGGCCGTGCCGGCGGCCCTGGAGGAGGCTTGCCACGGCAGGCGGAGAGACTGCTGGCTTCGAAGCAGCGGCCTGGGGGACTCTTGCAAAGCAGCTCCGCAGCACCTGCTTTCCTCTGCAAACTTGcacgccgcccccgcgcagcggtgccggggagcgccCAGCCGCCAGCCGGGAGAggaggcctggctgctgccctcgCCGGAGGGCAGAGAAACCGAATGTAGCGTGGCAGGAGGAGCAGGCGGCCCCTCCGCCACTAGAGCACggagggagggcagccggagctgGGATGCGTGCATGGGTGGAAGGACGGAccgatggacggacggacggagacggctggctggctggctggacgGATGTCAAGCGTGACGGAGTGGCGCGTAGCGCCGTGGCCAGAGGGGTCCCGGCAGCCGGCCGAAGGCTTGCGTTGGCAGGAGAAGAGCGGGCAGAGCCCGGGGGCTCCTCCGGCCGGACTGGCACCAGCACAGCTCCGTGTCCATAGTGTAAATAGTTCTGTCCATGGCGACTGTGCTCCTTGCAGGGTTTGTTTCCATAGCATCCGTGTTTCTTTTCCACATGTACGAGTCCCGTGTTCGCCGACGCTGTTTACCGTATGGGAGAGGAGCAAAGAGGAGTTTCTTTGGTGTGTAAAGACGTCTTTGCAGCTGTTTTGTAGTTGTCGTGGTTTTTATGCGGAGCCTCTGGGCTTTATTTAACctccttgggttttgttttgtaagGATTAATTTAACACCGCTAACCATTTTATTACTTTTATCAAGAAGAGCAAAGTCTATTTTTGATTTCTGTTTCCTAGTTCTTAGGAACATTAAAAACCAGCATACAGCTCTGCCTGGTGTCACTGCCTTTCCTTCGCTGCCCAGCCAAGGGCCTGTGGTTCCCCTGCACCCACCAGCACCCAGCCTGGGAACGTGGGTCACTGTCGGGGAGGGAGCACGGGAGGGTCCCGCTGCGGGATGTCGCCACGGGGTCTCGGGGCGGCCGGAGCGGGCAGCATCGGCCCTGCGCCCCCCGAGCGGCGTGCCCCAGCATCCCCCCCCGGACACGCATGCACACGGAGGCTGGAGATATGCAACCACGTTTATTAGCCCCCGCATCCCCCCTTCCCGCGGGGGCCAGTGCAGCAcccggccctgctctgcccaccccACGCAGGGCCAGGGGCTGCCCCGCACCGTGCCCCCTACTCCGGCCCCCGGGGGGCCGACAGCCCTGGGGGGCATCCGTGTGCAGCGGGGGGTGATGCCACCATCTCTGCCAGGCTCCAGATCTTGGGCTCCCGCGGTTGCTTGCCCTGCCCAGGACCTGGGGTGCCGGGGGTGCCGCGCTCGCCGCCGTCCTGCCCGGAGCCGGTGCCGGGGGGGCTGCCCGGCGGGGGCCCCTCGCCCTCGCTGTCCTCGCCCTCGGAGGCGCCGCGCGACGCCCAGCTCGCCTTGTTCTCCTTCCTGAGGCGCCGGCGGGCGTTGGCGAACCAGGTGGAGACCTGGGTGAGGCTCATGCGGCTGAGCATGGCCAGCATCACCTTCTCGCCCTTGCTGGGGTAGGGGTTCCTGGGGTGCCGCGCCAGCCAGGCCTTCAGCGCCCCGGTGCTCTCCCACCCGGCACCGGCTCTCGCCGGCCGCCGGCAGCACGGCGGGCACGGtccggcgccgggcagcagcacCGGTGGCAGGTCACAGGCAGCAGAGACCTGCGGGGCacggagagggctggggggcgccggggcaggaCGGTGCCTGGCCGGGGcgcgcggctgctgccgggcACCGTGGCGGCACCGCAGAGGACTGTTCGTACCCCAGCCGGGCTGTGCCCAGCATGGAGCAGCCTGCAGTGCCACGGCCAGTGCGACGGGGCGCTGAGCTCCTCCGTGGGCTCCCAGCCGCAGCCCAACCcactgcccagccccagctccggAGGGAGCCCCGGCGCCCTGCTGTGCCCCGGCACCCTCACCACTTACCGAGTGCGCCAGGAGGCTCAGCGGGGGCGGCAGCAGGTTGTAGCCGGCCAgcacggggcaggggcaggggcagggcagcagggctcggGGGGGCCCCCGCAGGGGCCCCCACGGCCCCACGCAGCCCCCCAGCTCGCGGCCTGGGCACCCCTCACCCTGCGGCGCTGCCATGCTGCTGCGAGAGGAGCCGGGCAGCTGCTCCCGGGCTTTTAtagctgttttggggggggggggggtctggggtgaTTGACAGCTGATTATGGGTATTAACACCCTGGCAGAGCAGTTAatgcagcagcactgactccctggggcagggacccccccgcccccccccccccccggggtctgTTTTTGGGTAGGGACTGGCAGGGTGCATCCTCTCCCCACACTCCCCTGCCCGGACGCCCCCAGAGCCGTGGCACTggagccaggcagagctgcagggcaccGGGGGACCCCCGGCCCCACGAGCACCCACACAGGGACACATTGCACCTGGGGACACAGCACGCACGGAGAGACAGTGCACAGGGGGATGCAGTGCACAAGGGTTTTATTGCAGTGCCAAGAGCCATCAGTGCTGCCCCACAGCGCCCAGCTGTGCTCCCTGCCCTGGCACCCAGCCCTGGCCCAGGGCTGCCCTGGAGCCAGTGCCgggcaagggcagggtcctggGCAGGGTGCGGGGAGCCGAGGGTCAGCGGGAGAACTTGCGCACGGGCCGGTAGGCCATGGGCGGTGCGAGGTGCTGCGCCGGAGCCCGATCCTCCTCCGGGCCAGCAAGGTCCTCGGCCGAGCCCCAGCGCCGCCGAGCCTGGCCGCCAGCcttgggcagcagcaggcaggccagCCGCCGGCTCCTGCCCCGTGCAGCTGGTGCCTCTGGTGGGGGCCTGTTAGCACcgggcattgggggggggggggggcctgctgctggcagccCCACCACCCCGCTCCCCAAACGCTCCCCGCATTGCCCTATGCGACAGCGGGTCCcgttccctccccacccccccccccccccaaacgtcCCAGCTGCCCCCAACCCAAACGCCTCCCCCTTGCCCCGTGCTGCCGGCTCCCCGCGGGTGGACGGGCTCTTACGGGGGGTCTCGGTGGCCCCATCCTGCGCGGCCGTGGCGCTCAGGTAGTGCGCAGGCAGGCGCCCGCTGTAATCCCGCAGGTCCTGCTTGGCCCCTGCCGGGAGAGTGTCCtgagccgcagggcagcagcagggagacaccccccccccccccagcctcccccccccccgctgcagggACCCTCCGGCCCTGGGGCGGCCGAGAGCCCCCAGGCAGGGACGGGGCTGGGCTCCGCCGTgcagtggggccagggctggCGGGGCCTCACCGAAGCGCTCGACGAGCAGGTCCACGATCTGGCGGTGCCCATGGAGCGCCGCGATGTGCAGCGGGGTGTAGCCCTGGGGCACCGGGTGTCAGGAGGGGacggggctgggccgcggccccCAGCACCATCCCCTGCCCAGGTGACCAGGACGGCCCCAGGCACAAAcactccccatccccatcccccaAACCATCCTCCCGGGGACATCCCATTCCCAAAACCATCTTCCAGGGACACCCAATATCCAAAACTATCATCCCGGAGCTGCCCCATCCTCAAAAATCACCGTCCCAAGGGATATCCCATCCCCAAAACCATCGTCCCAGGGACACTCCATCCCTGATACCCTTGTCCCAGGGGCACCCCATCCTGAAACCATCATCCCATGGGACATCCCATCCCCAAAACCATCATCCCAAAGGATGCCCCAGCCCCAAAAATCATCGTCCCAGGGATGcctcatccccttcccagggcatCCCCCCCATCCTGGGCCAGTGCTGCGTCTGCAATGCGGGCAGTGCGTCCGTCCATCTGTCCATGCATACTCACGCCCTGCGTGGGAGGGAGCACTGGGTCAGCCCGAGCTGGGCACCGCGTGCCCCTCCGGCAGTCGCAGGCAGGGGATGCGCAGGGCCAAGCACCCCCAGTCTGCACCCAGCCCCGCGCAGGCACCCAGCGTCCCAGGCTCGTACTCACGTGCTGGATCCGGGCGCAGCCGTgggcagggaaaggagaaaagcagttAGCATCGGGGCTGCTCGCGCCCCTCGGCAGGCCCCAAGCTCGCGCCGCGCGCCCTGCTCACAGCTCTCGTGTTGACgtcggccccggcggccgcgagCAGCGTGGCCATGTCCTCCTTGCCGTGCTTGGCGGCCCAGTGCAGCGCCGTCTGCGGGGCGGTGGGGCGCTGGTGGCAGGACAGGGAGcaggggggcaggggcagcgcggTGGGGGGCAGCAGGAATGGGGTGGTGCAAGAGGGGACACGGGGCAGCGGGCATAGGGCAGTGCCAGGGGCACGTGAGGGGCAGCAGGAACGGGGCAGTgcagtggggacatgggggacatgagggGCAGTGCAATGGGGGGCACGGGGCAGTGCAATGAGGGGCATGGGGCAGTGCAGTGGGGGCACGGGGGACATGAGGGGCAGTGCGATGGGGGGCACAGGGCAATGGGAACAGGGCAGTGTGATGGGGGCACAGGGCAGTGCAATGGGGGGCATGGGGCAGTGGGAACGGGGCAGTGTGACAGGGGGCAGCGGGAATGGGGCAGTGTTGGGGGGCACAGGAGGCAGTGGGCATGGGGCAGTGcaatgggggacacgggggggggcacagggcagtGCAATGGGGGGCACGGGGCAGCAGGATGGGGGGCATGGGGTGGGTGAGTGTGGGGCACCCCGATCTCCTCCCAGCCCCCCCTGGTCCCAGGGTCTCCAGCCAGCCCCATCTGCCCCCTGGGCTGAAGGcgggatgggggggggcagggttgaGCACTGCGGGGACGGGGGTGTCGGGCACCGTGCAGCACGAGAGCCTGTGTGCAGGGGGCTCTGCGCAGTGTCGGGGGGAGGTCTGTGCGGTGTGTGGGGCTGTGCAGTGCAGGGGGCTCTATGCAGTGTGTGGGTGTCTGtgcagcacggggggggggggcaatgcaGTGCAGGGGGGGGGTCTGTGTGGTGCAGGGGGTTTGTGCAGTGCA is a window from the Apteryx mantelli isolate bAptMan1 chromosome 18, bAptMan1.hap1, whole genome shotgun sequence genome containing:
- the LOC106497574 gene encoding E3 ubiquitin-protein ligase RNF182-like, giving the protein MLAASVRLGWLCSVAGQRAPHLSVGRAQPPAPRLPPASAKRLRPRGLGHGPTRRGCTAGDQPPARLPVASHRGAPAWTAARPPWTGPRAASPAQTMTHKDGELESSQPLVFTAHELECKICYHRYDARARKPKLLSCGHRVCAKCLRRMVALGDASPRRLSCPFCRRETPVPGEDVQRLQDDSKVLAVLTYHERAKKRGASLSPEVILCPSVLEPFAEPSPSSDCLVITILEVPEDLAPPEGLGVLDMIRLYRPASLGALPCHGPMRKCRSWTWQAVPHFILGMLCLIYFSSLPFGIYLLLIEHHSLGIVLVSLVPSTLLLCIFYSCCQCLCREVFAFPSP